GCGGGCCGGCGCCCCGTCAGAGGGCCCTGCGGACCTGGTCCTGCAGCCTCTGGAGGGCGGCCTCGAGGCCCCGAAGCCTCAAGGGGGTGAAAACCTCCTCCAGCCCCGCCCCCCGGTAGAAGCCCAGGGGGACGGCCAGGACCGCCTCCGGGGCCTCCCCCTCCAGCGCCTCCTTGAGGAGGCCGGCGAAGGCCTTCACCGTGGGGGCCTCGTCGGGCACGGCGAAATAAAGGCGCACCCCTCCCTCGGACACCTCCGCCCTAAGGAAGAAGGGGGTCTGGCACTCCGGCACCCGCTCCAGCTCCACCCCCTCTGGGGGCGGGGGCACCTTCTTGGCGTAGTCCAGGAGGACTTGGGCCTTGAGCTCCCTGGGCAGGGCACGGAAGAGGGAGAGGGCCTCCTCTAGGCGCTTGGGCACGCTCACCCCTTAAGCTTACCCTTCGGCGGGCCGGGGCTGGGTGGGCCGGATCTCTATCTCGCTGACGAGAGCCCTTCCCGGCATCTCCAGGGCGAAGAGGATGGCCTGGGCCACGTCCTCAGGGGAAAGCTTCCAGCTCTGGCCCACGGGGTTCCCGGCGAAGCCCGTGTCCACGGAGCCGGGGAGGACGTTCACCACCCGTACCCCCTCCTCCCTAAGCTCCAGCATGGCCGCCCCCATGAGGCCCAGGAGGCCAAACTTGCTGGCATTGTAGGCGGCCCCGCCCTTGAAGGGGTTTTTGCCCGCCAGGCTCCCCACGTTGACCACCACGCCCCGGGAGCGCAGGAGGAGGGGAAGGGCCGCCTTCAGGCCCAGGAAGGGGCCCATGAGGTTCACCTCCAAGACCTCCCGCACCTCCTCAGGGGAGAGCTCCGCCACGGGCTTCATGAGCCCGATCCCGGCGTTGTTGACCAGGGCGAAAAGCCCCCCGAAGGCCTCCTCCATCCGGGCCACGGCGCGCTCCCAGTCCTCCCGCCGCCGCACGTCCCCAGGAAGGGCGAGGGCCCCGGGGAGCTCCCGGGCCAAAGCCTCTAGCCTCGCCCCGTCCCGGGCGAAAAGCCCTACCCCATAGCCCCTGGCGTGGAAGAGGCGGGCCGTGGCCTCCCCGATACCCCTGCTCGCCCCCGAGATCAGGACCGCTCGCATGCCCCTAGGATAGCCCGAAGCGGGACCGGATCTCCCCCAGAAGCCGCCAGACCTGGGCCCTCAGGGCCTCGAAGGTCCCCCGGTTCTCCAGGACCCAGGTGGCCCGCCGCCTCTTCTCTTCCTCGGGCATCTGGGCCCTCTCCCGGGCCAGGACCTCCTCCCGGGAAAGCCCGGAGCGGGCCATGACCCTCCTTAGGCGCTCCTCCAGGGGGGCCGCCACCAGGATGACCCCGTCAAGCCTCTCCTCCCAGCCCTTCTCCAAGAGAAGGGGGATCTCCAGGAAGACCAGGGGGGCGCCTAGGCGGGCAAGCTCCTCCCAAAGAAGCCGCCGGACCTCGGGGTGGATCAGGGCCTCCAACGCCCGAAGCCTTTCTGGGTCAGAGAAGACCACCTGGGCCAGCCTCCTGCGGTCCAGCTCTTCCCCGTGGAAGGCCTCGGGGAAAAGGGCCTTGAGCTCCGCCCTCTTCAGCTCCCTGGCCCTCTCCGCCAAGAGGTCGGCGTCCAGGACGGGGTAGCCCATCTCCCTGAGGAAGGCCGCCACCGTGCTCTTGCCGCTCCCGATGTTCCCGGTAAGGCCAATAATGATGGGGTGCTTCGCCTCCTCGCCCATAGGGACTTCCCCTTTTATACCCCCAAGGGGGCCATCCCCATAGGGGGTGGGGTGCGGGACCTGCTTTTGGGGAGAAAGCCCCTGGACCTGGACTTCGCGGCCTTGGACCCGGAAGGGGCCGCCGAGGAGGCCAGGGGGCGCTACGGGGGGACCCTCTTTCCCCTGGACCGGGAACGGGGGCATTACCGCCTGGTGGCGGGCGGGCTTTCCCTGGACTTCACCCCTTTGCAGGGGAATCTGGAGGAAGATCTCCTCCAGCGGGATTACCGCCTAAACGCCCTCATCTGGATAAAAGGCAAGGTCTTGGGCCTGCCGGGGACGGAAGAGGACCTAAAGCGGCGCCATCTCGTCCCCGTGCGGGAGGAAAACCTCTACCAGGACCACCTGAGGAGCCTGAGGGGGGTGCGCCTCGCCGCCACCCTGGGCCTGGGGCTTCCCCAAAGGACCCGGGAGGCCCTCGCCCGCCACGCCCGCTTCCTCCGGGAAAACCCTGGGGCCCTCCCCGCCCGGGAAAGGGTGCGGGAGGAGCTAACCCGGCTCCTCCTCTCGGGGAGGGCCCCCTGGGGGCTTCACCTTTTGCAAAGGACGGGGCTTCTCGGGGTCTACCTGCCTGAACTCGCCCTCCTCGTGGGCCTGGACCAAGGCGGGGTCCACCACCTCCCCGCCTGGGAGCACACCCTCGCCGTCCTCTTCCACCTCCTCTGGCTCTGGCCCGAGGCCCCCCTCGAGGCCCGCCTGGCCGCCCTCTACCACGATGTGGGCAAGCCCCTCACCCGCCGCTTTGACCCTGAGGCGGGGCGGTACCGTTTCCTGGGCCACGCAGAGGTGGGGGCGGAGTTGGCGAGGGCGGCCCTCTCCTGGCTCCGCTTCCCCAAGGAGACGGTGGAGCGGGTGGCCGCCCTGGTCCGCCGCCACATGGACCGCCCTCCCGAGAGGGCCAGGGCCCTCCGCCGCTTCTACTTCCGGAGAAGGGACCTCCTCCCCGCCCTCCCCTACCTCATGGCCGCCGACCGCCTGGCCGCCCGGGGGGTGGAGGCCGAGGCCTGGCCCCTCCTGGAGGCCTACCAGGAGGCCCTCAAGGAGCCCCTCCCCCAAAGGCCCCTCCTCTCCGGGGAGGAGGTGATGGCCCTTCTCGGCCTGGAGCAAGGCCCCGGGGTGGGGGAGGCCCTAAGGGTCCTCCTCGAGGCCCAGGCGGAAGGCCGGGTGCGCACCCAGGAGGAGGCTCGGGCCTTTCTCCAGCACCTACCCTGAGGGAGCGGCCATAGCGGTTGACAGGCCAGGGCCCGGTTGGTACCCTCGATTTAGGCATGCCTAATCCTCCTGGGCAAGGGGGAGTGGCCAGAAGGAGGTCGGAATTGCTAGAGGTCAAGCCCAGTCCAAAGCGCAACCTTTTGCTCCTGGCAGGCTTAGTCGTCGCCGTCGGCCTAGCCCTATCCCTCCTGGTCCGCCCGGGCGCGCCTGGGGTAGCGGACCCCGGCGACCGCCGGGTCCTGGCCGTGGCCACCACCAGCATCGTGGCCGACGCCGTGCGCCAGGTGGGGGGGGATCGCGTGGAGGTGGTGGCCCTCATGGGACCAGGCATTGACCCCCACCTCTACCAAGCCAGGGAGAGCGATCTCCGGGCGCTTCTGGAGGCGGACATCGTCTTCTACATCGGCCACTACCTGGAGGGCAGGATGGCGGATACCCTTGCCCGGGTCGGCCAGCAGAAGCCCTCCGTGGCCCTAGCCGAGCGGATTGACCCCGCCCTCCTGCGCCAGGCCGAGGAGGACTTTCCCGGGGTGTACGACCCCCACATCTGGTTTGATGTGGGGCTTTGGATGGAGGCCGTGAGGGTGGTGCGGGATGCCCTGGCGGAGGTGGACCCCGTTCACGCCGAGGTGTACCAGGAAAATGCCCGGCGTTACCTAACCGAACTGGAGGAGCTGGACCGCTGGGTCCGGGAGCAGGTGGGACGGATCCCTCCTGAGCGGCGGGTCTTGATCACGGCCCACGATGCCTTTGGCTACTTCGGTGGGGCCTACGGTTTTGAGGTGTACGGGCTACAAGGGGTGACCACGGCCACCGAGGCCAGCGCCGCGGACGTGCGCGCCCTGGCGGAGCTCATCGTCCAAAGGCAGATTCCCGCCATCTTCGTGGAGGAGACCGTGCCCCCTCGCTTCATCCTGGCCCTGCAGGAGGCCGTGCTTGCCCGGGGTTTCACGGTGGAGGTCGGGGGTGAGCTCTACTCCGATGCCCTCGGCGCTCCTGGAACGCCCGGGGAAACCTACCTGGGCATGGTGCGCCACAACGTGGAGACCATCGTGCGCGCCCTCGGGGGTGCGGAGTAGGCGAGGGAGGGGTAGGGGGATGAGCGAGCAAGCCCAGGGGTCGGTCTTGGCCCTCGAGGTCCGCGGCCTCACGGTGGCCTACCGCGAGCAGCCCGTCCTTTGGGACGTGGACCTCGCCCTTCCCCCGGGGACCCTCCTGGCCATCGTCGGGCCCAACGGCGCCGGGAAAACCACCCTGCTCCAGGCCATCCTGGGCCTCATCCGCCCGGTGACGGGCCAGGTCCGGATCTACGGCGAGCCCGTGGAGCGCCAGCGCCGCCGCATCAGCTACATACCCCAGCGTAACAGCGTGGACTGGGACTTCCCCATTAGCGTCTTGGACCTGGTCCTGATGGGCACCTACGGCAGGCTGGGCTGGTTCCGACGCCCGGGAAGGTGGGAGCGGGAGCGGGCCATGCAGGCCCTGGAGCAGGTGGGCCTGTCCCACCTCGGGGACCGGCAGATCGGCAAGCTCTCCGGAGGCCAGCAGCAGCGGGCCTTCCTGGCCCGCGCCTTGGTGCAGGAGGCAGAGATCTACCTGATGGACGAGCCCTTTCAAGGCGTAGATGCCCTCACGGAAGAGGTGATCGTCAAGCTGCTGCAGGGGCTCCGGGACCAGGGCAAGACCGTGGCCGTTGTCCACCACGATCTGCAGACCGTGCCCATCTACTTTGACTGGGTCCTTCTCCTGAACGTGCGCCCCATAGCCTTCGGGCCCGTGGCCCAGGTTTTCACCGAGGAAAACCTTCGGGCCACCTACAGCGGCCACCCCCTCGCCTCTCTGGCCCGGGACCAAGGGGGCCTGCCCCTCGGGAGAAGCCCATGGTCCATGAAATCCTAGGGGATCCCACGCTGCGCACGGTGGCCCTTGGGGGGATGCTCCTGGGCCTTGGAAGCGGGGTGGTGGGGGTTTACGCCGTCCTCCGCCGCAGAAGCCTCCTGGGCGACGCCGTTTCCCACGCGGCCCTGCCGGGGATCGCCCTGGCCTTTTTGCTCACGCGCAGCAAAGAACCTTCGGTCCTCCTGGTAGGGGCCCTGCTTGCGGGCTGGGTCGGCTCCTTGCTGGTGGAGGGCATCACCCGGACCACCCGGGTCAAGCTGGACAGCGCCCTGGGCCTGGTCCTTTCGGTTTTCTTCGGCTTTGGCCTGGTCCTTCTCACCTTCCTGCAAAGGCATCCCGACGCAGGCCAGGCCGGCCTCCACCGTTTCTTGTTGGGCCAGGCGGCCACGCTGCGCCAACAGGACGTCCTGGCGATGGCCATAGGCGCCGCCATCATCCTACTGGGAGTAAGCCTTCTTTGGAAGGAACTCAAGGTCATCGCCTTTGACCCCGGGTTCGCCCAGAGCCTGGGGCTTCCTGCCCGCACCCTGGCCTTCCTCCTGGACACCTTGACCGTCTTGGCGATCGTGATCGGCCTCCACATGGTGGGCGTGGTCCTGATGAGCGCCATGCTGGTGGCCCCGGCGGCGGCGGCGCGCCAGTGGACGGATCGGCTGGGGGTTATGGTCTTGCTCAGCGCCCTTTTCGGCGTCCTCGCTAGCGTCGGGGGGGCGCTGCTCAGCAGCCTGATCCCGCGCTTCCCCACCGGTCCGGCCATCGTGCTGGTCGTGGGCGCCTTCGTCCTCCTCTCCCTGCTCCTTGCCCCCGGCCGGGGCCTGGTGTGGAGGGCCTCCCGGAGGGCAAGCCTCCCCCCCCATAGGGAAGGGCCATGACCGGAGTGCAGGTCCAGGTGGAGATCCAGCTCATCGCCGCCTTCGCTGCGGCGGCCTGCGCCCTACCCGGCGCCTTTCTGGTGCTCCGCCGGATGGCCCTTCTTAGCGATGCCATCAGCCACTCGGTGGTCCTCGGCATAGCCGTGGGCTTCCTCCTGGCCCAGAACCTCAACTCGCCCCTCTTGATCCTGGGGGCTGCCCTGGTGGGCCTGCTCACCGCCTGGCTGGTGGAGCTTCTGCACCGCACGGGGCTCGTGCGCGAGGACGCCGCCATCGGGCTGGTCTTCCCTACGCTCTTTAGCCTGGGCGTGGTCCTCATCTCCCTCTACGCCAGGCACGTCCACCTGGACACGGACTCGGTGCTCCTGGGAGAGTTGGCCTTCGCCCCCCTGAACCGGCTCGTGGTGGCGGGCAGGGACATCGGACCCCAGGCCTTGTACGTTAGCGCCGCCCTGTTTGTGCTCAACGCAACCTTCGTCGCCATACTTTACAAAGAATTGAAATTGGCTACCTTTGACCCAGGCCTCGCGGCCCTCCTGGGCTTTTCCCCGGCCGTCATCCACTACGGGCTCATGGGCCTCACCTCCCTGACCGCAGTGGGGGCCTTTGAGGTCGTGGGCGCCGTCCTCGCCGTGGCCCTGTTCATTGCCCCTGCGGCCACCGCCTACCTCCTCACCGACGACCTGGCCAGCATGCTGGTCCTCAGCGTGGTCACGGGGGTAGGGGCGGCCATCGGGGGTTACTGGCTGGCCCACCTCCTGGACGCCTCCATCGCCGGGTCCATGGCCACGACCGCCGGCCTTCTCTTTGCCCTCGCCTGGCTCCTTGCCCCGGAGCGGGGCCTCCTCGCTGCCCAAAGGCGGCGCGCCCGGCAACGCCTGGAATTCGCCCAAAGGATTCTGCTGGTGCACCTCCACCGCCAGGGCCAGCCGGGCGCGGAAAGGCAACCCCACGAGGAGCACCTCTGGCAGGAGCTGGGCTGGAACCGGGGGTTCGCCCTACGGATCGTGGCCCTGGCGGAAAGGGAAGGACTGGTCATCCGCCAAGAGGGGCGGCTACGGCTCACCCAACGCGGCCGCCTTCTCGCCCAGGAGGCTCTGCTTCCGGGAGAGGCACCCGCGACTCCTGGGGAGGGGTAGGTTTACACTTAGGGCTGGTGAAGGGGAGGTTCCGGTTGCGCCAACCCCAGATCGCCCCTATCGCGGGGGGTTTTCTGGTCTCTGACCCCTACGGGGTCTACGAAAAGCCTCTGGCCCTCACGGAAGGGGGGCTCCTCCTCTTCTCCCTCCTGGATGGCAAGACCCTGGAAGAAGTGCAGGAAGAGGTCTTCAAGGCCCACGGGGTCCTGGTCCCCAGAAAGGAGCTAGAGGACTTGGCCAAGGCCCTGGAGGAGGCGGGCCTCCTCCTCACGGAAGGGGTGGCCCAGAGGCTCAAGGAGGAGGAGGAGAAGCTCCGGCGGGAAAGGCCCATGCGCCTCGCAGGCCTCTCCTACCCCAAGGGGGAGAAGGAGGCCCGGGCCTTCCTGGAGGCCTTCCGGGCCGCCTACCCCGGCGAGGGGAGAAGAGCGGAGGCCCTCCTCCTCCCCCATCTGGAGCCCGCCCGCGTCCCCGAGGCCTACGGGGCGGCCCTGGCGGTTTTGGAAAGGACCCCTGAGCCCGAGAGGGTCTATCTGGTGGGGGTGGCCCACCGGCCCCTGGAGGAGAGGGCCGCCGCCCTCCCCGTGCCCTTCCACACCCCCTTCGGCCCCATGGAGCCCGACCTCCCCGCCCTCCAGGCCCTGGACGCCCTCCTCCCCTACGAGCTCTTCAACACCCCCCTGGCCTTCCGGGAGGAGCACAGCCTGGAGCTTCCCCTCCTCTTCCTCAAGGGCCGCTACGGGAGGGCCCGGCTTGTCCCCCTCCTGGTGGGCAGGCGAGGCCCGGAGCTGGGGGAGGCCCTCAAGGTGGTCCTGGGGGAGTACCCCGGCCTCGTGGTCCTGGCCGTGGACCTTTCCCACGTGGGGCCCCGGTTTGGAGACCCGCCCCTAGGCCGCCCCCTGGCGGAGGAGGCCAGGCAGCGGGATCTCGGCTTCCTGGAGAGGCTCGCCCAGGGGGAGCCCGAGGCCGCCTTGGCCTTCCTGGGCCCAAATAACCCCACCCGCATAGACGCCACCGAGGTGGTGGCGAGCCTCGCCCCCCTCCTAAGGGGAAGGAAGGGGGAGGTCCTGGCCCACCGCCTGGACCTCGAGGCCCCCACCCTAAGCGCGGTAGGGGCCGGGACCCTTGCCCTCTAGCGGCGCCGCCTCCGCTTGGGGCGGGTTTCCGCCGGGCGGTTTTCCTTAGGTTGCCACTCGCCGAAGTAGACCGTGTTCACCGTGGCCCGCTCGGGACGGGTATCCCGGGCCTTGTCCTTGGGAGGTCCCACCACTTTCCGCATGTCCACCTCCTCCTTTGCAGCGTCCCTTTGACGCTTCGTGGATGCCTCCACGTAGGGCACCAGGTCGATCTGCCTGAGCCTGGGGTTGGCGGCGGCGATCACCACCTCCATCTCGTCCCCCAGGCGGATCCTCTTCCCCTTGGGGCCCAGGAGGGCCAGGGCCTCCTCGCTGTAGGTGTAGGGCCCCAGGGCCTCGAGGCGCACCAAGCCCTCCACCCCGTTTCTCAGCATCACGAAGGCTCCAAAATTGGCTACCCCCGTGACCCTCCCCCGGAAGCGCTCCCCCAGGTGGAGCTCCGCCCACTTGGCCATGTAGTACTTGGTGAGTTCCCTTTCTGCGGACTCGGCCTTGCGCTCCCTCTCCGAGGCGTGCTCGGCGACGGCGGGGAACTCCGAGAACCACCTGGCCTTCCGCTTCTGCGTGAGGGCGCGCCGCATGGTGGAGCGCAGAACCCGGTGGACCACCAGGTCG
The genomic region above belongs to Thermus sediminis and contains:
- a CDS encoding SufE family protein, whose translation is MSVPKRLEEALSLFRALPRELKAQVLLDYAKKVPPPPEGVELERVPECQTPFFLRAEVSEGGVRLYFAVPDEAPTVKAFAGLLKEALEGEAPEAVLAVPLGFYRGAGLEEVFTPLRLRGLEAALQRLQDQVRRAL
- a CDS encoding SDR family oxidoreductase, whose product is MRAVLISGASRGIGEATARLFHARGYGVGLFARDGARLEALARELPGALALPGDVRRREDWERAVARMEEAFGGLFALVNNAGIGLMKPVAELSPEEVREVLEVNLMGPFLGLKAALPLLLRSRGVVVNVGSLAGKNPFKGGAAYNASKFGLLGLMGAAMLELREEGVRVVNVLPGSVDTGFAGNPVGQSWKLSPEDVAQAILFALEMPGRALVSEIEIRPTQPRPAEG
- the coaE gene encoding dephospho-CoA kinase (Dephospho-CoA kinase (CoaE) performs the final step in coenzyme A biosynthesis.), translating into MGEEAKHPIIIGLTGNIGSGKSTVAAFLREMGYPVLDADLLAERARELKRAELKALFPEAFHGEELDRRRLAQVVFSDPERLRALEALIHPEVRRLLWEELARLGAPLVFLEIPLLLEKGWEERLDGVILVAAPLEERLRRVMARSGLSREEVLARERAQMPEEEKRRRATWVLENRGTFEALRAQVWRLLGEIRSRFGLS
- a CDS encoding HD domain-containing protein — its product is MLRLLAHRDFPFYTPKGAIPIGGGVRDLLLGRKPLDLDFAALDPEGAAEEARGRYGGTLFPLDRERGHYRLVAGGLSLDFTPLQGNLEEDLLQRDYRLNALIWIKGKVLGLPGTEEDLKRRHLVPVREENLYQDHLRSLRGVRLAATLGLGLPQRTREALARHARFLRENPGALPARERVREELTRLLLSGRAPWGLHLLQRTGLLGVYLPELALLVGLDQGGVHHLPAWEHTLAVLFHLLWLWPEAPLEARLAALYHDVGKPLTRRFDPEAGRYRFLGHAEVGAELARAALSWLRFPKETVERVAALVRRHMDRPPERARALRRFYFRRRDLLPALPYLMAADRLAARGVEAEAWPLLEAYQEALKEPLPQRPLLSGEEVMALLGLEQGPGVGEALRVLLEAQAEGRVRTQEEARAFLQHLP
- a CDS encoding metal ABC transporter solute-binding protein, Zn/Mn family, which produces MLEVKPSPKRNLLLLAGLVVAVGLALSLLVRPGAPGVADPGDRRVLAVATTSIVADAVRQVGGDRVEVVALMGPGIDPHLYQARESDLRALLEADIVFYIGHYLEGRMADTLARVGQQKPSVALAERIDPALLRQAEEDFPGVYDPHIWFDVGLWMEAVRVVRDALAEVDPVHAEVYQENARRYLTELEELDRWVREQVGRIPPERRVLITAHDAFGYFGGAYGFEVYGLQGVTTATEASAADVRALAELIVQRQIPAIFVEETVPPRFILALQEAVLARGFTVEVGGELYSDALGAPGTPGETYLGMVRHNVETIVRALGGAE
- a CDS encoding metal ABC transporter ATP-binding protein; its protein translation is MSEQAQGSVLALEVRGLTVAYREQPVLWDVDLALPPGTLLAIVGPNGAGKTTLLQAILGLIRPVTGQVRIYGEPVERQRRRISYIPQRNSVDWDFPISVLDLVLMGTYGRLGWFRRPGRWERERAMQALEQVGLSHLGDRQIGKLSGGQQQRAFLARALVQEAEIYLMDEPFQGVDALTEEVIVKLLQGLRDQGKTVAVVHHDLQTVPIYFDWVLLLNVRPIAFGPVAQVFTEENLRATYSGHPLASLARDQGGLPLGRSPWSMKS
- a CDS encoding metal ABC transporter permease — encoded protein: MVHEILGDPTLRTVALGGMLLGLGSGVVGVYAVLRRRSLLGDAVSHAALPGIALAFLLTRSKEPSVLLVGALLAGWVGSLLVEGITRTTRVKLDSALGLVLSVFFGFGLVLLTFLQRHPDAGQAGLHRFLLGQAATLRQQDVLAMAIGAAIILLGVSLLWKELKVIAFDPGFAQSLGLPARTLAFLLDTLTVLAIVIGLHMVGVVLMSAMLVAPAAAARQWTDRLGVMVLLSALFGVLASVGGALLSSLIPRFPTGPAIVLVVGAFVLLSLLLAPGRGLVWRASRRASLPPHREGP
- a CDS encoding metal ABC transporter permease; this translates as MTGVQVQVEIQLIAAFAAAACALPGAFLVLRRMALLSDAISHSVVLGIAVGFLLAQNLNSPLLILGAALVGLLTAWLVELLHRTGLVREDAAIGLVFPTLFSLGVVLISLYARHVHLDTDSVLLGELAFAPLNRLVVAGRDIGPQALYVSAALFVLNATFVAILYKELKLATFDPGLAALLGFSPAVIHYGLMGLTSLTAVGAFEVVGAVLAVALFIAPAATAYLLTDDLASMLVLSVVTGVGAAIGGYWLAHLLDASIAGSMATTAGLLFALAWLLAPERGLLAAQRRRARQRLEFAQRILLVHLHRQGQPGAERQPHEEHLWQELGWNRGFALRIVALAEREGLVIRQEGRLRLTQRGRLLAQEALLPGEAPATPGEG
- the amrB gene encoding AmmeMemoRadiSam system protein B is translated as MKGRFRLRQPQIAPIAGGFLVSDPYGVYEKPLALTEGGLLLFSLLDGKTLEEVQEEVFKAHGVLVPRKELEDLAKALEEAGLLLTEGVAQRLKEEEEKLRRERPMRLAGLSYPKGEKEARAFLEAFRAAYPGEGRRAEALLLPHLEPARVPEAYGAALAVLERTPEPERVYLVGVAHRPLEERAAALPVPFHTPFGPMEPDLPALQALDALLPYELFNTPLAFREEHSLELPLLFLKGRYGRARLVPLLVGRRGPELGEALKVVLGEYPGLVVLAVDLSHVGPRFGDPPLGRPLAEEARQRDLGFLERLAQGEPEAALAFLGPNNPTRIDATEVVASLAPLLRGRKGEVLAHRLDLEAPTLSAVGAGTLAL